A window of bacterium HR17 genomic DNA:
GCGGTGACCGCCGTCACTGCGTTCCACCGCCATCGGGTAATGCTGACCAGCAACGCCGCCGCGATGCCCGTCGCAGCAAAGGCAAATGCCGATGGGGTCAGCGCCCTCAGCGCCGCATCAAACTCGTCCGCTGACAGCGCGAAATCGTAGCGCCTCAGAAACGCCATAAGGGCGTCGGGCAACTGGTTGACCAGCAAATGCAGCAGGGTCACCCCAGTAGTCAAACCGATGAGCACTGCCATCGCCCATTCACCCCGCGTCGCAGGGCGCTGCCACTGTTTCGCCAACAGCCACGCACAAGCGGGCAACGCAGGGAAGATGTAGTGCGGCAACTTGGTGGCGGCGATGGAAAACAAAGCGATGACCGCCAGCGCCCACCACGCCATCAGCCCGTCAATGGAGGGCGGGGCGAGGGACACAGCGCGCGCAAAAGAGGTGCCCTTGACGGCGTGCCAAAGAGCAGCGGGCAGCCGCACGCTCCAAGGGAACAAAGCCAAAATCAGCACGGGCAAGTAAAACCACAGCGGTCCGTGATGTCCTTCCATTGGGGCGGCGACGCGTTGAACATGTTCACGCCACAAAAACACCTGCCAAAATGCTTGCCCTTCTCGCAACCCGACCGCGACAAACCAGGGCGTAGCGACAAAGGCGCAACTGAGGAGCCAGCCGATGGCAGCGGGTAGCCGTCGCCAGCGCGCTGCCACCAGCAGCCCAACGCCGAGCAACGGCAGCGCCAGCCCTGGCGCTCCTTTCGTCAAGGTGCCCAATCCCGCCAACGCGCCGCTGAGCCACCAAAGAGCAACGCCCCTTTGCGTCTTCGTGCCCGACACCAGCGCGCCGTGCCAAAGGACGAGGGTGGATGCCGTGACGAAAAAGGTCAGGGTTGCTTCGGGGGCACCCCAATTGCCCAGCAACACGGTCATCGGGTTGAGCAAAAACGCGGTAGCAGCCAGCCAACCTGTCAACGCGTCGCCAACGCACCGACCAAACCAGATGAGCAACGCGGCGGTAGCCCAAATGGCGAGCAGGGAAGGCAACCGTGCCGCCGCTTCGCTTTCGCCCAGCAGCGCGTAACTGGCAGCGACGCACCAATAAAGCAGCGGGGGCTTTTTGTAGCGCGGCTCACCGTTGAAGTAGGGCACGAGCCAATCGCCCCGCTGGCGCATCTCAACTGGCACGCGGGCGTAATAGGCTTCGTCGCCCATCAGCGGCGGCGGTCGCCGCAACGCGAACGCAACAGGCAAGTAACCGACGACAGCGGCAAGGAGGACTACTGCCACCGCGCGCATCTGCCATGCACCTGCGTTTAAGTTACGGCGTTATGTTGGTAGCGATATGAGCCCGCAAAATTTTGGTCGGGCGATAGATCGTTTGCCAACTGGCTTGAGTTTGATCGTCAGGGCTCAGCGCCGACAACCGCTAAAATTGTCGTCGCCCATCTTTTTGGTAGCAAGTGACGAACGGGGTGACAGCGATGCCGATGGTGACAGTGCGTGTCCCTGCGACGACGGCGAATTTGGGCAGTGGGTTTGACACCCTCGGCGCCGCGCTGAGTTGGCATAGTTTTGTGACGCTCTCTGCGCCCCACGACGGCGTGGTCGTGGACATTGACGGTGAAGGCGCCGACAGTTTGCCCCGTGATGAGCGCAACATCGCCGTGCAAGCCATCAAAGCGCTGATGGCGCATGTGGACGAAAGGCAGGCGGTGCCGCTGCAATGCGGGTTTCAATTGCGGCTGGACAACCGTTTCCCGCTGACCCGCGGGCTGGGCAGTTCGGCAGCAGTGCGAGTCGGAGCGTTGGTCGCCGCTAACGCTCTGCTGGACCCACCGCTCCCCCGCAATGTCCTGCTGGCGTTGGCGGCGCAATTGGAGGGACACGCCGATAATGTGGCGGCGGCGCTGTTGGGTGGCATCGCCGTGGCGGTGATGGCGGACGACGGCGTGCGATGGGTGCGATTGATGCCCGCAAAGGCGGTGCATTTGGCGTTACTCGTTCCCGAAGAACCGTTGCCGACGGACCAAGCGCGCCGCGTGTTGCCGTCGACGGTGCCGCTGAGGGACGCGGTGTTCAACCTGAGCCGCGCGGCATTGTTGGTAGCGGCATTGACGACCGGTGAGTTCGCTGTGCTGCGGGACGCGATGCAAGATCGGCTGCATCAACCCTATCGGCAACAACTGCTGCCTTGGCTGCCGCAAGTCTTTGCGGCGGCGTTGGACGCCGGCGCATTGGGCGTTCACCTGAGCGGGGCGGGTCCGACAGTGGCGGCGTGGTGCGCCGACGCAGCGACAGCGGCAACGGTCGCACAAGCTATGTGGCAATCTTTGAAAGCGCACGGGCAGCACGGTGCGTGGCGCGTCGTGACACTTGACGAACAGGGGGCTACAGTGACCGATCGCAGTTGACGCGCATGCTGCTGAGGTAGCGGAGTGGAGCATAATGGCACAAAGGCAACTGCGCAGCGATGTGTTTGCCCGATGGTTAGGTGTTTTGATTTTTTTGTTGGGCGTCGGGCTGATGGTGACGGTGTTTGTCTGGACGGCGCGATTGTTTAACGAGTTGGAGGCAGGTAAAGAGTTACTGCTCAAAAGCAACCCAAATGACCGAACGCCGCTGTGGGATTGGTTGGTGCGTTGGTGTGTCCGGGTGGGGTTGTTGTTTGTGTTGGGCTATGTGGCATCGCTGATCGCAGCGCGCGGCGTCAGTTTTTACTTGGCAACCCGCTCTGTGCCAAAGGAGTGATGGGCATGGCAGAGCGACCGCAAAAACAGACGATGCGGCTTCATGCTTTCGTGCGCGGCGTCGTGCAAGGTGTCGGCTTCCGATACTTTGTCGTCCATCATGCCCATCGCATCGGTGGCATCACGGGCTTCGTCCGCAACTTGCAAGATGGCAGTGTGGAAATTGTCGCTGAAGGTGACCGCGAGCAGTTGGAACAACTCCTTAAGGTAGTGCAGCGTGGACCCAGCGGTGCCGTCGTGGAGCGCGTGGACATCAATTGGGAACTGGCGACAGGTGAATTTACGGATTTTCGGGTTCGGTGGTGAGACAGTTCGTGTGGACTTGGTTGGCTCGCATCGGCGCTGTCATCACCCTCGTCGTCGTGCTTGTGCTGCTTTATGGAATGATGCGCGATGTCGTTTGGACTTTCGTAGAACGATGGCGGGAGGAAACTTCATGGGGTTGGCGGCTTGGCGCAATCGCTTTGACGCTGGGGTTCGTCGCGTTGGTCGCCGGTTCGCTTTATTTGTTGCTGGCATTTCCCCGTTGAGCGAAGCGGCGCTGTGGCTGGCGCTGTTTCTCGCCCTCGCCGTGCCCATTGCGGTGGGTTGGCAGCCGCTGACGACGATGGACAGCGCCTTGCTGCGGTGGGTCAATCGCGGATGGGCAAGCGCACCGCTGGACGCGGTGATGCGATTCCTGTCCAGCATGGGCAAGATGCCGTCGGTGTGGGTGGGGCTTTTGGTGTGGCTGGCGGTCGTGTTTTGGTGGCGTCACCGCTGCAGGCGCGCCAGCGCGGTCGCATGGTTCAAAACTGTGCTGGCGATAGCGGTGGCGATCAGCCTTGCCGATGGGTTGAGCAGCCGCGTCGCTAAACAGTTGGTGCATCGTGAACGACCGCCGCGTTTGGTGCGCGGCGTGCGGCTGGTAGATGGGGTCGGACGATCGCTCGGGTTTCCGTCGTCCCATGCCGCCAACGCGTTTGCGGTGGCGCGCGTTTTGCAGTCCGTAGCCCCGCCTCGTTTGTTATGGTGGGCGTTGGCGGTTACGATTGCGCTATCACGCGTCTATTTAGGCGTGCATTTCCCCGCCGACAGCGTCGGCGGAGCGTTGCTGGGCTTGAGTGTCGGCGCCTTCGTCATCGCTATTTGGCAAACGGCGAGCGCTAAGGCAAGGGGGTGAAAGGGCGCGTCGTCCTTTTCGGTAAACGAGCGCACCGTTGCGCCCGGCGCTATGGAACGATTGCACCGTTGCTTTGAACGCTTGCGCGAACAAAAAACGCTGGCATTGGTGCTTTATGTGACCGCTGGCGACCCGTCGCCGGAGCAAACGGTGGAAGCCGTTTTGCGCGGGACGGAAGCGGGCGCCGATGTGTTTGAGTTGGGCATCCCTTTTTCCGACCCGATCGCAGACGGTCCGACCATTCAGGCAGCGATTGACCGCGCGTTGCGGCGCGGCGTAAGGGTGGCGACGGTGTTGGAAATGGTTCACGCTATCCGCCAGCACAGCCAAGTGCCGCTGGTGTTGATGACCTACTTCAACCCGATTTGGCGTTACGGGTTGGAACGATTCGCCAGTGATGCGGCGAAGGCGGGCGCCGACGGCGTGTTGCTGACAGATGTGCCGCCCGAAGAAGCAGGTGAATGGCTGAGTATCGCGCGGCGGGTGAATTTAGCGACGATCTTTTTGCTGGCGCCGACCAGCACCGAGCAACGCATCCGCTTGGTCGCTGAAATCGGCACGGGGTTCATCTACTGTGTGTCGCGGACGGGGGTAACGGGCGAACGGGAGGCGCTGCCGCCCGACTTGCCCGATTTAGTGCGGCGCATCCGTGCCCACACGGACAAGCCTATTGTCATCGGGTTCGGCATCAGCCGTCCGGACCATGTCGCCGTCGTCGCCTCAATGGACGGTGCCGATGGTGTCGTCGTCGGTAGCGCATTGGTGCGGCTGTTGCACGAAGAGTTCGGCGACGGGCGTAACGGGAATTGGCAGCGGGTGACCGAATTCGTGCGTGCCCTGAAAGCCGCCGGCATGCGACGCCGTTGAAAAAACTGCCTTCTGTGGAAGGCATTACCCAGAACGCAACGACGGGCGGCGTGCCAAAAGCGTGCCCTACAAAGGCGGGTGGATTGCGATGACGCGGCGTGCCATGGCGCAGCGGATTGATTTGGCGGTTCTTAAGCCGGACGCCACACGCGACGATGTGCTCAAGGGCTGCGAGCAGGCAAAAGCGTGGCGGCTCAAAGCGTTAATCGTGCTGCCCTGTTGGCTGGAGGTCATCGTGCGGGAATTGGAGGGGAGCGGTGTGGCGCCAGGCGTCGTCATCGCCTTTCCGTTCGGCGCCGAGGCAACGGAAGTGAAAACCGCGTCGGCGGTGTGGGCGGTGCGCAGCGGGGCGGTGGAGTTGGATATGGTGATGGCGATCGGGCGGCTCAAATCCGGCGACGAGGCGTATGTGCGCGCCGATATCGCCGCTGTCGTGGACGCTGCCAAAAGCCTGCGCAACGATGTCGTCATCAAAGTCATCTTGGAGACAGGCTTTCTGACGGACAACGAGAAGCGCCGCGCCGCGCACCTAGTGGAAGCGGCGGGGGCGGATTTCGTCAAGACCTCCACCGGCTTCGGTCCGAGCGGGGCAACGGTGGACGATGTGCGGTTGCTGCGGCAAAGCGTTTCGGAGCGAGTGGGGGTGAAGGCGGCAGGGGGCATTCGCACTTACGACCAAGCCAAAGCCCTTTTGGACGCAGGGGCGACGCGGCTGGGCACTTCCAGCGCTGCCACCATCCTCGCGGAGGCGCCAGAGGAGTGAACGCGGGCATGGTCAGGCGGTTGACGACATCTGTCGTAACCGCGATCGCGTTGACGACGGGAGCGCTCGCTGCACAAACGCAGCAAACACAGGAATGGCAGCAAGGGCAATGGCAGTTGCGTGTGGATTCTAACGGCTTGACAGTGCGATATCGTTCTGCGCCGGTGTTGACTGCCGCCCCTCCCACAGGCATGCGTTTCGGCGGCGGGGATGTGCGACTGAGCGTGTTGACGCTGCGTTGGATTGGTGGGGTAGGGGAGAGTGTGTGGATCGTCGGATTGGCGCCAAACCGTTTGACCCTCTTGGCAACCTTGCCCGCTGGGAGCGATGCATGGGCATGGCTTTTTGTCAATCCGAACCTGTTGCGCGGCGCACACCTAACAGGCAACAAGTGGCAGGGACAAACACCGTTTGGTCCTGTCATGCTCAGTCTCAGCGGGACGGGATTGACAGTGCGGTGGCGCGTGTCAGTTGACCGCGTCGTGGCAGAATTGGTGAGCGCAAACACCGACAGGGTGACGGCACAAGTTGACTTGGTGTTACCGACGCAGTGGCTCACCGTTAGCAGACCGACCGCTGCCCCGTCAGTGCATCCGGTTGATGTCGTTCAAGGGGTGACTTGGCAATTCCCGCTCATTCCGCGCCCGCGTTGGTGGCGGTGGAACGATGAGGCGTTTCGGTTAGGACGGCAAGTGTTCGTGTGGGCACTGCCTGACTACCGTCGCGCCACGGAGGCGCTGACCCGATGGCTGCGTGACGAGTGGGGGCGCGAAGTCATCGTCCGCCCTTGGACGCCAGAAACAGTCGTGGCACGCGGTATCGTTGTGGCACCTCACCGCAGTCCTCTTCGCGACATCGCCGCGCGATGGGAACCGTTACTGCGTCATGACTTGTTGCCGGAAGGTTACGCGTTAGCGGTTACACCCAACGGTGTCTGGATTTTGGCGGCGGACGAGGCTGGCGCGTTCTGGGGTGTGCAAACTTTACGGCAATTGTTGCGTTTGACTGACGATGGGGCATTGATGGTGCCCGGCATCTTTGCGCGCGATGACCCTGATTTTGCGTTCCGCGGTGTGCACATTGTCGTTGACGCCGATTCGCCGGACATTCACGGACGGTTGGTTGAACGGGTGCTGGCACCGCTCAAGTTCAATCACCTCATCGTGCAAGTAGACCACCTCAAGTGGGAGCGGCATCCAGAGCTGTGGCAGCCGTGGTCGTTGCCCAGAGAAGGCGCCCAGCGGCTGCTGGACATCGCCCGCGCCAACGGGATGGAGGTTATCCCGTTGGTGCCGACGCTAAGCCATTGCGAATACCTGTTCGGGGCGCTGGGCGGAGAAAAGCCTAAAGTGAACGCCGACATCGCCGAAGACCCTGACAGTGCCTACCTATATTGCCCCACTAACGAACGCACCTACCGACTCGTCTTTGACCTGTTGGACGA
This region includes:
- the arnT gene encoding Undecaprenyl phosphate-alpha-4-amino-4-deoxy-L-arabinose arabinosyl transferase — protein: MRAVAVVLLAAVVGYLPVAFALRRPPPLMGDEAYYARVPVEMRQRGDWLVPYFNGEPRYKKPPLLYWCVAASYALLGESEAAARLPSLLAIWATAALLIWFGRCVGDALTGWLAATAFLLNPMTVLLGNWGAPEATLTFFVTASTLVLWHGALVSGTKTQRGVALWWLSGALAGLGTLTKGAPGLALPLLGVGLLVAARWRRLPAAIGWLLSCAFVATPWFVAVGLREGQAFWQVFLWREHVQRVAAPMEGHHGPLWFYLPVLILALFPWSVRLPAALWHAVKGTSFARAVSLAPPSIDGLMAWWALAVIALFSIAATKLPHYIFPALPACAWLLAKQWQRPATRGEWAMAVLIGLTTGVTLLHLLVNQLPDALMAFLRRYDFALSADEFDAALRALTPSAFAFAATGIAAALLVSITRWRWNAVTAVTAPSLMAVNAAALTLTVLLSGWAALHWTGGDRAAQAWRSARHAATFGSDTEWAVFYARRMVPMLRDEKALHRFVQTQRGDAAILARVDFAPALRQAGLHLTRFGIWVVGR
- the thrB gene encoding Homoserine kinase, giving the protein MVTVRVPATTANLGSGFDTLGAALSWHSFVTLSAPHDGVVVDIDGEGADSLPRDERNIAVQAIKALMAHVDERQAVPLQCGFQLRLDNRFPLTRGLGSSAAVRVGALVAANALLDPPLPRNVLLALAAQLEGHADNVAAALLGGIAVAVMADDGVRWVRLMPAKAVHLALLVPEEPLPTDQARRVLPSTVPLRDAVFNLSRAALLVAALTTGEFAVLRDAMQDRLHQPYRQQLLPWLPQVFAAALDAGALGVHLSGAGPTVAAWCADAATAATVAQAMWQSLKAHGQHGAWRVVTLDEQGATVTDRS
- the yccX gene encoding Acylphosphatase, whose protein sequence is MAERPQKQTMRLHAFVRGVVQGVGFRYFVVHHAHRIGGITGFVRNLQDGSVEIVAEGDREQLEQLLKVVQRGPSGAVVERVDINWELATGEFTDFRVRW
- the trpA gene encoding Tryptophan synthase alpha chain, coding for MERLHRCFERLREQKTLALVLYVTAGDPSPEQTVEAVLRGTEAGADVFELGIPFSDPIADGPTIQAAIDRALRRGVRVATVLEMVHAIRQHSQVPLVLMTYFNPIWRYGLERFASDAAKAGADGVLLTDVPPEEAGEWLSIARRVNLATIFLLAPTSTEQRIRLVAEIGTGFIYCVSRTGVTGEREALPPDLPDLVRRIRAHTDKPIVIGFGISRPDHVAVVASMDGADGVVVGSALVRLLHEEFGDGRNGNWQRVTEFVRALKAAGMRRR
- the deoC gene encoding Deoxyribose-phosphate aldolase, with the protein product MTRRAMAQRIDLAVLKPDATRDDVLKGCEQAKAWRLKALIVLPCWLEVIVRELEGSGVAPGVVIAFPFGAEATEVKTASAVWAVRSGAVELDMVMAIGRLKSGDEAYVRADIAAVVDAAKSLRNDVVIKVILETGFLTDNEKRRAAHLVEAAGADFVKTSTGFGPSGATVDDVRLLRQSVSERVGVKAAGGIRTYDQAKALLDAGATRLGTSSAATILAEAPEE
- the exo I gene encoding Beta-hexosaminidase; its protein translation is MVRRLTTSVVTAIALTTGALAAQTQQTQEWQQGQWQLRVDSNGLTVRYRSAPVLTAAPPTGMRFGGGDVRLSVLTLRWIGGVGESVWIVGLAPNRLTLLATLPAGSDAWAWLFVNPNLLRGAHLTGNKWQGQTPFGPVMLSLSGTGLTVRWRVSVDRVVAELVSANTDRVTAQVDLVLPTQWLTVSRPTAAPSVHPVDVVQGVTWQFPLIPRPRWWRWNDEAFRLGRQVFVWALPDYRRATEALTRWLRDEWGREVIVRPWTPETVVARGIVVAPHRSPLRDIAARWEPLLRHDLLPEGYALAVTPNGVWILAADEAGAFWGVQTLRQLLRLTDDGALMVPGIFARDDPDFAFRGVHIVVDADSPDIHGRLVERVLAPLKFNHLIVQVDHLKWERHPELWQPWSLPREGAQRLLDIARANGMEVIPLVPTLSHCEYLFGALGGEKPKVNADIAEDPDSAYLYCPTNERTYRLVFDLLDEVLTLFRPTWVHIGHDEVLNRGRFGQCSRCQGTPLHQLFAADVQRLYKFLKARGIGTMMWGDMLLRPDEASDAAHGGEPHNFWLARRLLPKDIVVVDWHYQPAPQYPSVGVLRREGFTVIGATWRNFLNILGFARAARDYGAWGMVQTTWIGFGANRRALQAFPDQFAAYIRAADCFWTAGEQSVWSPAEGQAIFQALWQDTPIRALPGFVVDCSGAANVSVAQLLGLPATAVRTPPHRRWRYRLFWLPIDPHGALKAIALRSVWLNNAPSELTFEVNEAATELTFIHATGFIVPDRVVVGGYELVLDNGEKIKVPLLYGAQLRALTDTRPLRDPNAATAWRWTTSRGTITLSALTVTLPENSNLQRVKFYAADGEATPLLVAVTGVSRPPTATDTGAP